One region of Mucilaginibacter gotjawali genomic DNA includes:
- a CDS encoding alpha/beta hydrolase-fold protein — protein MKNYILIICSFFMVIPHADAQKFYVSYKPSVYKGPFTGNVILYLSTKNENPKNETGWPCYRMKVKNIMPDQQIVFNDSCLSYPTLLSRIPRGNYYVQVVWDLNIGGRIIGLSTGNMYNVSRKVTLNDPKDGFALVCDQAVKAPLFVDSHFVKEIKVSSKLLTRFNHKPEYMRAAVILPRQYYTETKRRFPVYFMVAGFGGGYMHYSRSESSDTLASVPLDTVACIKVYLDGDCSLGHSTYANSDNNGLVGDALAYEFIPQLDKQYRTNGARLIRGHSSGGWTVVYLLSHYPRLFVAGNASAPDPVDFRRFSSTNLYQDKKLNRYVDGLTMDRPSILDSVVYDTPNITHSIEGVFYRGQQNISFDAVFGPKGTGGLPERMFDPETLLINSAVVNYWKRYDLTQYVIAHWPDLKKDLQGKLRISVGTEDIEQCPAVRLMEEEMKKLGAGITFVYYPGDHFSVVTGEYKKAWDDFLLKRYVEWLKLHEK, from the coding sequence ATGAAGAATTACATCCTTATCATTTGTTCATTTTTTATGGTGATACCCCATGCTGATGCACAGAAATTTTATGTCAGCTACAAGCCGTCCGTTTATAAAGGCCCGTTTACAGGAAATGTGATCCTATATCTTTCCACTAAAAACGAAAATCCCAAAAACGAGACCGGCTGGCCCTGTTACCGGATGAAGGTGAAAAATATCATGCCCGATCAGCAGATCGTTTTTAACGATTCGTGTTTGTCATATCCCACGCTCCTTTCACGTATACCGCGTGGCAATTATTATGTGCAGGTTGTATGGGATTTGAATATTGGTGGGCGTATTATAGGATTGAGCACCGGCAATATGTACAATGTCAGCCGGAAGGTCACCTTGAACGATCCGAAAGACGGTTTTGCGTTGGTTTGCGACCAGGCAGTTAAAGCACCGCTTTTTGTTGATAGTCATTTTGTTAAGGAAATTAAAGTCAGTTCTAAACTGCTGACTCGCTTTAATCATAAGCCGGAGTACATGCGGGCTGCGGTGATCTTGCCCAGGCAGTATTATACTGAAACTAAAAGACGTTTCCCGGTCTATTTTATGGTAGCCGGATTCGGTGGCGGCTATATGCATTATTCCAGGTCCGAGAGTAGTGATACGCTGGCCTCGGTCCCCCTGGACACCGTTGCCTGTATAAAGGTTTATCTAGATGGTGATTGTTCGCTGGGGCATAGTACCTACGCCAACAGTGATAATAATGGCCTGGTAGGCGATGCGTTGGCTTACGAGTTTATCCCGCAACTGGATAAACAGTACCGGACGAACGGCGCAAGGCTGATCCGTGGGCACAGCAGCGGCGGCTGGACGGTGGTATATTTGCTTTCGCATTATCCCAGGCTTTTTGTTGCCGGGAACGCCAGCGCGCCGGATCCGGTGGACTTTCGCCGGTTTTCATCCACCAACCTGTACCAGGATAAAAAACTGAACCGATATGTCGATGGCCTGACCATGGACAGGCCGTCGATACTCGATAGCGTGGTCTATGATACCCCGAATATTACGCATAGCATTGAAGGTGTTTTTTACCGGGGGCAGCAAAATATTTCTTTTGACGCCGTTTTTGGCCCCAAAGGCACCGGCGGGCTTCCGGAACGCATGTTTGACCCGGAAACGCTGCTCATCAACTCGGCTGTGGTTAACTATTGGAAACGGTACGACCTCACGCAATATGTCATCGCGCACTGGCCGGACTTAAAAAAAGACTTGCAGGGGAAATTACGGATCTCCGTGGGCACAGAGGATATTGAGCAGTGCCCTGCCGTGCGGTTAATGGAAGAAGAAATGAAAAAGCTCGGGGCCGGTATCACGTTTGTCTATTACCCAGGTGACCATTTTAGTGTGGTAACAGGGGAATATAAGAAAGCATGGGATGATTTTTTGCTCAAAAGGTATGTGGAATGGCTGAAGTTACATGAAAAGTAA
- a CDS encoding DUF3347 domain-containing protein, whose amino-acid sequence MKTIKTLSIALVLALSFSFARAQNNINGITSAYFTVKNALVAGKPNDASNGAKGLLAALSAPETGLKPDQAKLFNSYAEKLKYDSRHILESTDVAHQREHFASLSKNLYEVLKGLKLNTSTVYMDYCPMKKAYWLSESAPIKNPYYSDKAMATCGKTTATLAAVK is encoded by the coding sequence ATGAAAACTATAAAAACACTTTCAATTGCGCTTGTTTTGGCGCTTTCCTTTTCATTCGCCCGGGCGCAAAATAACATTAATGGTATTACCAGCGCTTATTTTACGGTAAAGAACGCCCTGGTTGCGGGTAAGCCAAATGACGCAAGTAATGGCGCTAAAGGTCTTTTGGCTGCGTTGTCGGCCCCTGAAACCGGCTTGAAGCCTGACCAGGCAAAGTTGTTTAACAGTTATGCCGAAAAATTAAAATATGATAGCCGCCATATCCTCGAATCAACTGACGTGGCGCACCAGCGCGAGCATTTTGCCAGCTTATCAAAAAACCTGTATGAAGTGTTGAAAGGCCTTAAATTAAACACCTCGACCGTTTATATGGATTATTGCCCCATGAAAAAAGCTTATTGGCTGAGTGAAAGCGCCCCGATTAAAAATCCATATTACAGCGACAAAGCGATGGCAACATGCGGAAAAACCACCGCCACTTTAGCTGCTGTTAAGTAG